A stretch of DNA from Kazachstania africana CBS 2517 chromosome 3, complete genome:
tccTTGACGTTATCAGTTTCCACGCCACCGCTGACGTCGACACCAATGACACCATGCAATGAGCTAGCTTCTTTTACATTATCTGGAGTTAATCCACCAGCtaagatgaatttgatttcattcTGAGAGCTGGCTCCTTTCGaccaatttgaaattgagtTCCAGTCCAATTTTTCACCTGTTCCGCCTGCTTCAGAATCGAAAAGAGGCAAAACTGTACGTACTGGTAGGTTATTAATTCTGATAACATCATTACAATCTCTAGGGAAGATGACTCTTTTAATGATTGGTTTTCCGATGAAGTTATGATATTCTTCCCAGTCTTCATCGCCATGCAACTGCACTATATCTATGTTATAATCATTAACAAGTTTTAAGacatcttcttttgattgGTTGCGAAACACACctacaagaaattttgtAGGATGGTGGCTGTGTATATAGGATGATATTTCTCTGGCAATTTCGGGTCTTATAGTTCTGCTACGATTTGGAACACAGATGATACCGATGAAATTTGTACCAGAATTTAAAGCATGTTGAGCAGCCTCAACTGTTTGTAGGCCACAAATCTTGATTAACGGTTCATTTGAATCTAGTAGCGACTGAAAATCCTTCATTCTCTGGAGTTCCTTAAAGAACTTgataattgaaattggaAGTGACTAGCttattactactatttttatataatacCGTAAGAGAAGcgacaaagaaaaaaagaaacatttttcaatattccCCCATAAGAGTAATCGTAATTTTACTAAATAGATATATTAAAATAGAATTTTAGTATATATTATTGTACAACAACTGCATAAACCACAGTTTAAagaataaaagaaattatttacGTGATGCTCTTTCTTTACCCATTTTTTTAGATACCCAtgtttattattataattgATAGTTTTTTATCGCTCTAGAAATAAGAATATGAATCAAGTTTATGATCTTTCACCTCTTAATCTTCTAGCTAATTTGATATCCTTCTTTTGGATGGTAACACGCTTAGCGTGGATAGCAGCCAAGTTGGTATCTTCGAATAAGGAGACTAAGTAAGCTTCAACGGATTCTTGTAAAGCACCAATAGCAGAAGATTGGAATCTTAAATCGGTCTTGAAATCTTGAGCAATTTCTCTGACTAATCTTTGGAAAGGTAACTTTCTGATTAATAATTCAGTAGATTTTTGGaatcttctaatttctcTTAAAGCGACGGTACCTGGCTTATATCTGTGAGGCTTCTTGACACCACCGGTAGATGGAGCAGATTTTCTGGCAGCCTTGGAGGCTAATTGCTTTCTTGGTGCCTTACCACCAGTAGACTTTCTTGCGGTTTGCTTGGTTCTGGCCATTATTGGTTTTGTATATATGTGTAGATATTAgataaaaaagattaataaataaaataaaaattataagaGATATAATTAACAAAAGGTAATTGgaattttatcttctaaacaagaaaatttcttagtcttttatatattacaAAAACGCCACTAAAGAGCGGCAAACATCGTTGCTTCGTCCTTTACTCTGCAGCACGTTGGTCCTTCCCCCCCCCGAGAAACGAAAGGTTACCGTTGGGTGTCATGTTGTATGAGAGAAAATTAGTACGTGGCGATGGTAATTGGAATGTTGCTCCCCCTTCAACTTTGAGCGAAGAAGAATCATAGTAGTTAAGAGCGAAAATTGAGTATGGGTTGGAAATCTTGTGCGTTCTGGGCGAAGTTTCTGGCACGAATTAACTATGGGTTTCCGAGTGTCAAGGGCGAAATTTTTGGCATGGAATGCGCGAGTGAGCGCGTGCCCGAAAAGGGAAATTCGCATGCTGAAAATTTCGCAGTCGGACACGAATTTACATAGTTAGTCCGTGCTGTAAGTTTCGCGGACTGAAGCGATTAGGATTGAGAACgtatttgaaaatggttGTTAATTATGGATATTCGTCAGGGTGAATTTTGCTAAGTGTTGTTGATACGCAGTTGGATGAAGTTGTGTAAAAAAAcagacttttttttttcttataaatAGATGGAATCGGGATACGTTGTGGGAATATTTTATACTGTTACTTTTACTTTCCTTGTTTGATACAAGATACacaaaaaatatcaataataattaaataatgTCCGGTAGAGGTAAAGGTGGTAAAGGTTTAGGTAAAGGTGGTGCCAAGCGTCACAGAAAGATCTTGAGAGATAACATTCAAGGTATTACCAAGCCAGCTATCAGAAGATTAGCAAGAAGAGGTGGTGTTAAGCGTATTTCTGGTTTAATCTACGAAGAAGTCAGAGCTGTCTTAAAACAATTCTTAGAATCTGTCATCAGAGACGCTGTTACTTACACTGAACACGCAAAGAGAAAGACTGTCACTTCATTAGATGTCGTCTACGCTTTGAAGAGACAAGGTAGAACCTTATACGGTTTCGGTGGTTAATCTGGGTATCTTAATCACATTCACAAACAAAAAGCAAATtgtattatatatatatattttggGTCATacgaaaatattattttatggGTATATAACgtattttttaatatattaaATCTTTATTCAGCAAATTAAAGAACAAATTCTTCcttgaattcattatcgAGCTTGTGGAGTCTGTTGTAATGGGACAATTTattccatttcttcttcttcttcttcttctctctaatcttttattatcttttttttagtttATATTTTGTTCGGGAACATAGTATTTCTATACTCTGATCATTATTAGATGGATGGACGATTTCtttaattatatataaacaaaAGTTAAAATATGCAGAAATTTACGCAGTCAATCTAGCTATTGAGATAATAGattaaaataatgataagtAGGAACAAAAATAGGAAGACTAAGTCTTACAGATCAAGAAAGTTTCCACGACCCTGAAAAGACAcaattattcaagaaagCAACTAAAAAGCATTTTCCACCAAACTTTTCTGTTACTTCTCTTTATCGTTCCACCCCAAACCCGCAAAATTTATAACCCAACAGCATATTATTACTTCCACCATTGTAATATCCCCTTCGATGGGCCCATTCAAACAAACTTCTAGTAATTTGTTGCAAGAGACATCGAGAGAGCGATAtctgatgaaaataataattcaatgaaCAACCACAATCTGACCACTCTTGTTATAGATCAAACATTTCACTTAGCCATCAGATGACTTACCGTACCAGTCACTTGTGAAATGACACCTGCAGCCATTTTCGGAGAAATAGTCGTACCGAAAAGTTGACGCGCGCCTACCGTTATCAAATCTTGGATCTTCCATTTTTCTGCTCGAGGAAAAAAGAATGGATCAAAAAGTAAGCACAAGAGCATTAGACTTTAACCGCATAAAAGTATACTATCATTCCTCATAAGTCTATATTTTTACTTACTGAATAGCTAGAGATTGGTAGTAGTGcgataattttgaaaagaaaagtagAGAAAAAATCTCGAAAactaatattttgaagctaaaaatatatcttttgattgcctaataaaatatcaaagatgGAAATTACGAAAACTTCTCCTCtagaagaaattagaagGGAGAACTATCTCCCCAGAAATTCCAACGAGATGATGAGTAGTACAAAAACTAGCAACGGACTTGGTAGGACTTACAGTTTAAGGTCAAATTTTAGTGCAGTATCGTTTGATTCTGTGGTAACAACTGAAAGACTACTAGATAAATTAGAATTGAGTACAGAAGATCAACTTCTCTTTGAACAGGTAgtacaaaaagaaaaagagcGCAATCACTCAGGAAAATCGAATGCCATTGTCAGTCCCAGAACAATCTGTATGCCCGCTTCTCAGTTCCCATCTTTGAGAATGAGacagatgaaaataaataacTCAGCAAATAGCAGTACGATAAATCTGTATAAAACACAGGATGGTGCTATTGTAAAGGACTCTATAAAACAGctattagaaaatgatctaatattgaaagataaatcTATAGCAGCAAGTGTCGAACAACATTATGCTTCGACTTCAAGATTTTCATACGTTGCAGAAGAAGATCCCTGCTCTGATGAATTAATAGACGATTTGACTAATAATTATAAAGATGCAGGAGCTGTTACAAAAAACACCGGAAGAGGCACTTCTTTCAAGTACGGCGCCAGGAACAATGTCgctaattttgaaaaatttagaattcTTAATGAACAACAATCAACTAGGCATAGTTCTGACTCAAGTGCTCCACAAAGTCATAATGGACAAACATTTcagaaaattaattttaaagGAAAACAGCTGGATAGTGTCGGCCTTAGTCACGCAGCCACCATAATACCCGAATCCAACAAGCGTACCAAAGTTCAATCATCTTTCTACTCATCTACTATAGGTACTGGTAGTACAAATAGTGCTAGTAGCCAGTTCTCAGAAATAAGACAACCCGCTGAGCATTCCCCTGATACAATAGTTTCTAGCTCAGAGAGTAAACTCTGGAACAGCACACCCGTGagaaataaatttcataaaGAATCCACTCCCAAGGGATCTATTAACGGAGACCCATTTGATTTCGAAAATGACATAactttcattcaaaatgttGCAGAAACATCCTCTCCTCTAACTGCTTCCTACAAGTCTcataagaaaaaatcttctctatcttcattgaaaagtCTGTTCAGAACTAcgaaatcttcaaaaaataacCAAGATAAAACCAAACTATCGTATAATAATAGATGCAACAATACAAGTGAACAGTATTCTACTCAGTACGCTAACGACTCCCATAATTCTATGAGAAGTAACAGCATTTCGGTGGACTCCTCTAATTCACTGGAAAGCTCACCTTCAAGATCAAAATCGTCTATTAAAAATAAGTTCATATTCCCACCGAATCCTGTTTTTCCTTCtgataaagaaatatattccaatacaaaatctaaaaataatagcGCTAATAGACATTTTCGTTCATTCTCTGATGTTCATagcaaatcaaaatttttgagatTGGATGATCACAAAACGGGCAAGGATTCATTTACAACAAAAGCGTACTCAAGTTCATGTAATGCGTCAccaataaaatttataaatcaTAAGCAGAGCCATAACAGACGTGCTTCCATTCCGAATGATGACCTTCTGAATGAATTTACTGCGTCACCATCTATGAAAAATGTCCTTGCAACACAAAGTGGCAGCCCTGGTGTAGGAAGTAAATCTGAAAATCTCCGAGATAAAACGAGCAACAATGACTTGATATCATCGGCCATAGCCATGAGAAAAGTGGGTAACATGAAGGCGAGTGCTGAGAAGTTACAAAAAGCCTGCAAATCGGGTGATAAGACTGCATTTTTGTTATATGGATTGGCATTAAGACATGGATATGGAGTAACGAGAGACTTAAGCATGTCatttaaatatattttgatggCTACAGGCCTGAATCCATCACAAGTTCACAGTAAAATCCTTGAATGCAGCATTGATCCATCTGAAATCGAAAAGCATTTGAACGTATTGCCAGAAAGGATCATTGAACCCCTAGTTCCTGCTATATATGAGTGTGGGATCGCATACCTAAAAGGATATGGGGTCGATCAAGTTGATGAGCACAGGGGTTTGAAGTTTCTGGAGAAATCTGCTTCCATGGGACATGTTGATTCAATGTGTATATGTGGTATTATTTGGTCTCAAAAATCTACCTGtagaaagaaagatattGCAAGAGCTGCTGCTTGGTTCAGAATTGCAGAAAAGAGGGGTGCCAATTTATTAGGTTCTGATTGGATCCATAAAAAGAAGTATATGAAAAGATCCAAGTCTTAAAACctgttttattttattataccATTTATTGTCATTTATCGATGGCATAAGcttgtattattatataaatattgaCATTTAATCTGAAAATATTCTACAACCCCTCGAAGTTacccaaaaaatttatgcTTCACTCTTTTGAGATATTATTCATAACAAATTAAGGCGTTTGATATTGCCCATGCCCGCACGTTATGTTAAGTGCCTGCTGATAAATATACACATCGTGTCGTCCAGCTGATTTAGCTAGATTACTACAACCCCGATGTCTTCTATTATGGCTCCATCCTCAAGAGTAGagcaaattcaaaaaaaaattggacgAGTCCGGAATCGAACCGAAGACCTCTCCCATGCTAAGGGAGCGCGCTACCAACTACGCCACACGCCCGTAATTTCTTGTTTCATTGTAAGTTCAATACGGTAACAAGACAGATAATACAGAGAGAATATGACACGACTTgtgtatattctaattcaggGACAGAGAGCTTGGAAATCGATCTGATCGTATAACTATAGCTAAAAGCGTATCAAAAGcttgtctttttttaatatataaaattataaagtaaaataaaagattaagaacaaatatgacgaagaaatcctttttatagtgtggaattcttcaagatgacaaaagttgcgtctatgaaaagttttcactaatattcaaccaaattcaataatgtgaaatatttagtTTGATAAATTGGACAGCGGGTATCTAGGTTTTGATTCTGGGAAAACAGTTACACGAACTTAGAGCTTAATGTTGTAGTTTCCCAGTTTATGTTACAACATGTTTCTTTGGTGAAAGATACATACTGACAGTACACCCTGTCATATAATGACCCTAATACCCCCACATCAGACATAATGAAACAGAAGTATCCTCCTCGAAATCATTctactgacatttcaatatcttggTAGTTGATATCCATGTATAATGTATATAATGCAACGCTATTAATCAATACTACCTAAgacatataaatatattttggTTGACACTTTCCGGTAGAACTCATCATCATATTACATATCTTTAAGTATTACATAATACTTCCAAAAGGAGGTGGTGACTAAAGTGCTTACATCAACGAAAAAGCTAGCTATGGATGTGAATTCACAATTATGAAGTTTTATCATAAATATTGGGATGCAATGAAGAAGGGCCAATAACTTTTCAGAAACATTTATAATCGTGGCGGTAGACCACCAATAGTGATTGCTTTAAGAACGGTATAATCTTCAATTCCATGTAGAGAACCTTCTCTTCCAAAACCGGATTCCTTGACACCCCCAAATGGCATGGCTGCATCTGAAAAAATACCGGTATTGCAAGAAACCATACCTGTCTCTAAAGCTTCTGAAATGGTGTATATTGTGTCCACATTTTTAGAAAAGACATATGCAGCTAATCCAAATTCTGTATCATTAGCATACCCAACGACTTCCTCCATTGTATCGAAGGAGAAAATTGGGCAAAGCGGACcaaatgtttcttcttttgcaaCTAATGCATCTTGTGTAACATGTGATAGTATAACTGGTGCATAAAAATTTGGACCAAGTTCAGGAAGTAAACCTCCT
This window harbors:
- the TRP1 gene encoding phosphoribosylanthranilate isomerase TRP1 (similar to Saccharomyces cerevisiae TRP1 (YDR007W); ancestral locus Anc_3.192) → MKDFQSLLDSNEPLIKICGLQTVEAAQHALNSGTNFIGIICVPNRSRTIRPEIAREISSYIHSHHPTKFLVGVFRNQSKEDVLKLVNDYNIDIVQLHGDEDWEEYHNFIGKPIIKRVIFPRDCNDVIRINNLPVRTVLPLFDSEAGGTGEKLDWNSISNWSKGASSQNEIKFILAGGLTPDNVKEASSLHGVIGVDVSGGVETDNVKDFNKIETFIAQGKGL
- the KAFR0C00690 gene encoding histone H3 (similar to Saccharomyces cerevisiae HHT1 (YBR010W); ancestral locus Anc_3.193); amino-acid sequence: MARTKQTARKSTGGKAPRKQLASKAARKSAPSTGGVKKPHRYKPGTVALREIRRFQKSTELLIRKLPFQRLVREIAQDFKTDLRFQSSAIGALQESVEAYLVSLFEDTNLAAIHAKRVTIQKKDIKLARRLRGERS
- the KAFR0C00700 gene encoding histone H4 (similar to Saccharomyces cerevisiae HHF1 (YBR009C); ancestral locus Anc_3.194); this translates as MSGRGKGGKGLGKGGAKRHRKILRDNIQGITKPAIRRLARRGGVKRISGLIYEEVRAVLKQFLESVIRDAVTYTEHAKRKTVTSLDVVYALKRQGRTLYGFGG
- the DSF2 gene encoding Dsf2p (similar to Saccharomyces cerevisiae DSF2 (YBR007C); ancestral locus Anc_3.196); this encodes MEITKTSPLEEIRRENYLPRNSNEMMSSTKTSNGLGRTYSLRSNFSAVSFDSVVTTERLLDKLELSTEDQLLFEQVVQKEKERNHSGKSNAIVSPRTICMPASQFPSLRMRQMKINNSANSSTINLYKTQDGAIVKDSIKQLLENDLILKDKSIAASVEQHYASTSRFSYVAEEDPCSDELIDDLTNNYKDAGAVTKNTGRGTSFKYGARNNVANFEKFRILNEQQSTRHSSDSSAPQSHNGQTFQKINFKGKQLDSVGLSHAATIIPESNKRTKVQSSFYSSTIGTGSTNSASSQFSEIRQPAEHSPDTIVSSSESKLWNSTPVRNKFHKESTPKGSINGDPFDFENDITFIQNVAETSSPLTASYKSHKKKSSLSSLKSLFRTTKSSKNNQDKTKLSYNNRCNNTSEQYSTQYANDSHNSMRSNSISVDSSNSLESSPSRSKSSIKNKFIFPPNPVFPSDKEIYSNTKSKNNSANRHFRSFSDVHSKSKFLRLDDHKTGKDSFTTKAYSSSCNASPIKFINHKQSHNRRASIPNDDLLNEFTASPSMKNVLATQSGSPGVGSKSENLRDKTSNNDLISSAIAMRKVGNMKASAEKLQKACKSGDKTAFLLYGLALRHGYGVTRDLSMSFKYILMATGLNPSQVHSKILECSIDPSEIEKHLNVLPERIIEPLVPAIYECGIAYLKGYGVDQVDEHRGLKFLEKSASMGHVDSMCICGIIWSQKSTCRKKDIARAAAWFRIAEKRGANLLGSDWIHKKKYMKRSKS